A single Lactuca sativa cultivar Salinas chromosome 8, Lsat_Salinas_v11, whole genome shotgun sequence DNA region contains:
- the LOC111911633 gene encoding two-component response regulator EHD1, with protein sequence MSKEDDDQTLLKALKDGALLVLKRPLTGDRLRLLRQHVIRKRIQNLNNPNVIDKFRRIENLGNPNITYNFSHVPNIRNVNVANAFPWVMKKEPIMYDGDATECKSVCSKRKSKMRLVWTPELHERFMDAIGQLGEGRCIPKLIHEQMGVPGITRAQISSHLQVRVVVFEEATTYELLERLLKVWVYGQHCYSR encoded by the exons ATGTCCAAGGAAGATGATGATCAAACTCTGCTAAAAGCTTTGAAGGATGGAGCTTTACTTGTTCTGAAGCGCCCCCTTACCGGTGATAGGCTAAGGCTACTAAGACAACATGTCATCAGAAAGAGGATACAAAATCTTAACAACCCTAATGTTATAGATAAGTTTCGCCGTATAGAAAATCTTGGTAACCCTAACATCACATATAACTTTAGTCATGTACCAAATATTCGCAACGTTAATGTTGCAAATGCATTTCCTTGGGTCATGAAAAAAGAGCCAATCATGTATGATGGGGATGCGACAGAATGTAAGAGTGTATGTAGTAAGAGGAAGAGTAAGATGCGCCTTGTATGGACTCCAGAACTACATGAAAGGTTTATGGATGCTATTGGTCAATTGGGTGAAGGAA GGTGTATTCCTAAGTTAATACATGAGCAGATGGGCGTACCTGGTATTACAAGAGCACAAATTTCTAGCCATCTACAG GTTAGAGTTGTTGTTTTCGAGGAGGCAACAACGTATGAGTTATTAGAGAGGTTGTTGAAGGTGTGGGTGTATGGGCAG CACTGTTACTCTCGATAA